One Oryza brachyantha chromosome 3, ObraRS2, whole genome shotgun sequence DNA segment encodes these proteins:
- the LOC102722482 gene encoding cactin — MPRKERDSERRRRRRRRSRSPSDSEEASESSESPRRSRSRHRRKSRRRDTPSSSDASDSQASDSGSDSGDQRRRKSGSRRRGEVTEEQIVEYMAKKAQKKAEKVAKKMKANAVSGYSNDSNPFGDPNLTEKFVWRKKIERDVSQGQKVDISVKAEKKKQRERMAEIEKVKKRREERAIEKAQHEEEMALLARERARAEFQDWEKKEEEFHFDQSKVRSEIRLREGRTKPIDVLLKNLNFTEEFDVELNEPYLVFKGLTVKEMEELRDDIKMHLDLDRESQINVKYWEALMVVCDWELGEARKRDALDRARVRGEEPPPEVLAEERGLHASIEGDVKDLLEGKTSTELEEMQTQIESQMRSGTAKVVEYWEAILKRLHIYKAKACLREIHASLLRKHLHRLEHPGAAEQDDEAEEEVDAKEEDAMHDDDDEDDRRYSPEPIAEQTESHLDEEAGSFSPELMHGNEDEDAIDPEEDKAELDRKREAVVMEHQKKVQQAIAVKARVPDEMEVKAMKAMGAMEEGDAVFGSGAEVNLDSQVYWWHDKYRPRKPKYFNRVHTGYEWNKYNQTHYDHDNPPPKIVQGYKFNIFYPDLVDKSKAPTYTIEKDGSTGETCLIRFHAGPPYEDIAFRIVNKEWEYSHKKGFKCTFERGILHLYFNFKRYRYRR; from the exons ATGCCCAGGAAGGAGCGCGACagcgagaggcggcggcggcggcggcggcgcagccggtCACCGTCCGACTCGGAGGAGGCCTCCGAGTCCAGCGAGTCGCCCCgacggagccggagccggcaCCGCCGCAAGAGCCGCCGGAGGGACACCCCGTCATCCAGCGATGCGAGCGATTCCCAGGCGTCGGACTCCGGGTCGGACTCCGGCGATCAGCGCCGGAGGAAGAGCGGGAGCCGGAGGCGAGGGGAGGTTACTGAGGAGCAGATCGTGGAGTACATGGCTAAGAAGGCGCAGAAGAAG GCAGAGAAGGTGGCGAAGAAGATGAAGGCGAATGCTGTGTCGGGGTACTCCAATGACTCAAATCCCTTTGGCGATCCCAACCTGACAGAGAA ATTTGTTTGGCGAAAGAAGATTGAGCGTGATGTATCTCAAGGGCAAAAGGTGGACATTTCCGTCAAAGctgaaaagaagaaacagaGAGAAAGAATG GCTGAAATAGAGAAGGTTAAGAAAAGAAGGGAGGAAAGAGCAATCGAAAAGGCACAGCATGAGGAGGAAATG GCATTGTTAGCAAGAGAAAGAGCACGTGCCGAGTTTCAGGATTGGGAGAAGAAAGAGGAAGAG TTTCATTTTGATCAAAGCAAAGTTAGGTCTGAGATCAGGCTACGTGAGGGGCGCACAAAACCTATTGATGTTCTCCTGAAAAACCTCAATTTCACAGAAGAATTTGATGTGGAGTTAAATGAGCCCTATTTGGTGTTCAAG GGATTAACAGTGAAGGAGATGGAGGAGCTACGTGATGACATTAAGATGCATCTTGATCTTGACAGGGAAAGCCAAATAAATGTCAAATACTGGGAG gCACTCATGGTTGTATGTGACTGGGAGCTAGGTGAGGCTCGAAAAAGAGATGCCTTGGATCGGGCTAGGGTGCGCGGTGAGGAACCACCCCCTGAGGTTCTTGCGGAAGAGAGGGGCTTACATGCAAGTATTGAGGGTGATGTAAAGGATCTTTTGGAGGGCAAAACTTCCACAGAGCTAGAAGAGATGCAAACTCAAATTGAGTCCCAAATGCGCTCTGGAACAGCAAAAGTAGTTGAATATTGGGAGGCCATTCTGAAACGCCTTCATATTTACAAAGCAAAG GCTTGCCTGAGGGAGATCCATGCTTCTCTCTTACGGAAGCATCTACATCGTCTGGAGCATCCTGGGGCCGCTGAACAGGATGATGAAGCTGAGGAAGAAGTCGACGCTAAAGAGGAGGATGCAatgcatgatgatgatgatgaag ATGATAGGCGATATTCACCTGAACCTATAGCTGAGCAAACAGAGAGCCATTTGGATGAAGAGGCTGGATCCTTCTCTCCTGAGCTAATGCATGGcaatgaagatgaagatgcaATTGATCCTGAAGAGGACAAGGCAGAACTG GATCGAAAACGTGAAGCTGTAGTTATGGAGCATCAGAAGAAAGTTCAGCAGGCTATTGCAGTGAAGGCAAGAGTACCCGATGAGATGGAGGTGAAAGCAATGAAAGCTATGGGAGCTATGGAGGAAGGGGATGCTGTATTTGGCTCAGGTGCTGAAGTGAACCTTGATTCACAG GTTTACTGGTGGCATGACAAATACCGACCAAGAAAACCGAAGTACTTCAATCGGGTGCATACTGGATATGAGTGGAACAAATACAACCAGACTCATTATGATCATGACAACCCTCCGCCCAAGATTGTCCAGGGCTACAAGTTCAACATATTTTACCCTGATCTTGTGGATAAATCAAAGGCACCGACATACACAATAGAGAAAGACGGGAGCACTGGCGAGACGTGCCTCATTAGATTTCATGCCGGTCCTCCATACGAGGATATT GCATTCCGTATTGTCAACAAGGAGTGGGAGTACTCACATAAAAAGGGCTTCAAGTGCACATTCGAGCGGGGGATCCTCCACCTCTATTTCAACTTCAAGCGCTACCGCTACAGGCGATAA
- the LOC102722760 gene encoding protein argonaute MEL1, translating to MAYRGRGGGGGGRGGEQRPSYSGRGDPGRGAAGGGRGGGGAGGQPYRATGFVWPPPGMTPRPGPPPPQYQQPPQHGVVYRVPMPAPHHGVYQAGAPHVVYRAPSPGAPHHLPGGYPRSTPVTIRAPPSSTSPAPTTSSSSSAPSSVALAKEVEQKLFVTETALAPPAAAASAAAAALPAGEAEDAADKDLAPVSKKGLAHPARPGYGASGRKVMIRANHFLVNVADNNLFHYDVSINPESKSRATNREVLNELIKLHGKTSLGGKLPAYDGRKSLYTAGSLPFESEEFVVKLIDPEKRDKERAEREYKITIRIAGRTDLYHLQQFLLGRQRDMPQETIQVLDVVLRESPSWNYVTVSRSFFSTQFGHRGDIGEGLECWRGYYQSLRPTQMGLSLNIDISATSFFKPVTVIQFVEEFLNIRDTSRPLSDRDRVKIKKALRGVRIETNHQEDQIRRYKITGITPIPMSQLIFPVDDKGTRSTVVQYFWDRYNYRLKYASWPCLQSGSDSRPVYLPMEVCKIVEGQRYSKKLNDKQVTNILRATCQRPQQREQSIHEMVLHNKYTEDRFAQEFGIKVCNDLVSVPARVLPPPMLKYHDSGREKTCAPSVGQWNMINKKMINGGTVDNWTCLSFSRMRPEEVQRFCGDLIQMCNATGMSFYPKPVVDVRSSNPNNIENALRDVHRRTTELLVKEGRGSLQLLIVILPEVSGSYGKIKKVCETDLGIVSQCCLPRHASRPNKQYLENVALKINVKVGGRNTVLERAFIRNGIPFVSEVPTIIFGADVTHPPPGEDSASSIAAVVASMDWPEITKYRGLVSAQPHRQEIIEDLFSVCKDPLKGTANGGMIRDLLIAFRKKTGRRPERIIFYRDGVSEGQFSHVLLHEMDAIRKACASLEEGYLPPVTFVVVQKRHHTRLFPEVHGRRDMTDKSGNILPGTVVDRQICHPTEFDFYLCSHAGIQGTSRPTHYHVLYDENHFTADALQSLTNNLCYTYARCTRAVSVVPPAYYAHLAAFRARYYVEGESSDGGSTPGSSGQAVAREGPVEVRQLPKIKENVKDVMFYC from the exons ATGGCCTACCGAGgccgaggtggtggtggtggtggccgcggTGGCGAGCAGCGTCCGTCGTACTCCGGCCGCGGCGACCCAGGCCGTGGCGCGGCGGGgggtggccgcggcggtggcggcgctggaggCCAGCCGTACCGGGCCACCGGCTTCgtgtggccgccgccggggatgACGCCGCGACCggggccgcctccgccgcagtACCAGCAGCCGCCCCAGCACGGCGTCGTGTACAGGGTGCCGATGCCGGCGCCGCACCACGGCGTGTACCAGGCCGGGGCGCCGCATGTCGTGTACCGCGCGCCGTCCCCCGGGGCTCCTCATCATCTGCCTGGTGGCTACCCGCGCAGCACGCCTGTCACCATCCGGGCGCCCCCGtcgtcgacctcgccggctccgacgacgtcgtcgtcttcctccgcGCCGTCCTCCGTGGCTCTGGCAAAGGAGGTCGAGCAGAAGCTGTTCGTGACGGAGACCGCGCTGGCGCCGcccgcagcggcggcgtcggccgctgccgctgccttGCCGGCTGGTGAGGCGGAGGACGCGGCGGACAAGGATCTGGCGCCGGTCTCGAAGAAGGGGCTCGCCCACCCGGCGCGGCCGGGCTATGGCGCGTCTGGCAGGAAGGTCATGATCCGCGCGAACCACTTCCTCGTGAACGTTGCCGACAACAATCTCTTCCACTACGAT GTTTCTATCAATCCTGAGTCAAAATCAAGAGCAACAAATAGGGAAGTACTCAATGAGCTCATCAAGTTGCATGGGAAGACATCTCTTGGTGGCAAACTGCCTGCCTATGATGGAAGAAAGAGTCTCTATACTGCTGGCTCGCTTCCTTTTGAATCGGAGGAGTTTGTCGTTAAACTGATTGATCCAGAAAAGAGGGATAAAGAAAG GGCAGAGAGGGAGTACAAGATCACAATTCGAATTGCTGGCAGAACAGACTTGTACCACCTCCAGCAGTTTCTGCTTGGAAGACAGAGGGATATGCCCCAAGAAACCATTCAAGTTCTTGATGTTGTCCTCAGGGAGTCACCATCTTGGAA TTATGTCACTGTGTCCAGATCCTTCTTCTCTACCCAGTTTGGTCACCGGGGTGACATTGGTGAGGGGCTTGAGTGTTGGAGAGGTTACTATCAGAGCTTGCGCCCAACACAGATGGGCCTTTCACTGAATATAG ATATATCGGCAACATCCTTTTTTAAGCCCGTGACAGTGATACAATTTGTGGAAGAGTTCCTGAACATTCGTGACACATCAAGACCTTTGTCAGACCGTGATCGTGTGAAG ATAAAGAAAGCATTACGTGGGGTACGCATTGAAACGAACCACCAAGAGgaccaaattagaagataCAAGATAACAGGGATTACCCCCATTCCTATGAGCCAGCTGAT ATTTCCTGTTGATGATAAGGGAACAAGGTCGACTGTTGTTCAGTACTTCTGGGATAGGTACAATTACAGATTGAAGTATGCTTCTTGGCCCTGCCTACAGTCTGGCAGTGATTCTCGTCCTGTATACTTGCCTATGGAG GTGTGCAAGATTGTAGAAGGGCAAAggtactccaagaagctcaatGACAAACAAGTGACCAACATTCTTAGAGCAACCTGTCAACGCCCCCAGCAGAGGGAACAGAGCATTCATGAG ATGGTTCTCCACAACAAGTATACAGAGGATAGGTTTGCTCAGGAGTTTGGAATCAAGGTCTGCAATGACCTAGTCTCTGTTCCAGCCCGTGTGCTGCCTCCACCCATG TTGAAGTACCATGATTCTGGAAGGGAGAAAACTTGTGCACCTAGTGTTGGACAGTGGAACATGATTAATAAG aaaaTGATCAATGGAGGAACTGTGGATAACTGGACTTGTCTGAGTTTTTCACGAATGCGTCCCGAGGAAGTGCAAAGGTTCTGTGGCGATCTGATCCAGATGTGCAATGCCACTGGAATG TCTTTCTACCCAAAACCTGTTGTGGATGTCCGGTCATCAAATCCCAACAACATAGAAAATGCTCTGAGAGATGTTCATAGGAGAACAACAGAACTGCTAGTGAAAGAGGGAAGGGGGAGTCTGCAGCTTTTAATTGTAATTCTGCCTGAAGTTAGTGGTTCTTATG GGAAAATCAAAAAAGTCTGTGAGACTGACCTTGGCATTGTATCTCAATGTTGTTTGCCGAGGCATGCCAGCAGGCCAAACAAGCAATATCTGGAAAATGTTGCACTCAAAATTAATGTCAAG GTTGGAGGGCGCAACACAGTTCTTGAGCGAGCCTTTATACGCAATGGTATACCATTTGTGTCAGAAGTCCCAACAATCATTTTTGGTGCTGATGTGACACACCCCCCACCTGGAGAGGATTCAGCATCATCTATTGCTGCG GTGGTAGCATCAATGGATTGGCCAGAAATCACCAAATACAGAGGTCTGGTCTCTGCTCAACCACATAGACAGGAGATAATAGAAGATCTCTTTAGTGTTTGTAAAGATCCACTGAAGGGAACTGCAAATGGTGGAATGATCAG GGATTTACTTATTGCTTTCCGCAAGAAGACAGGTAGAAGGCCTGAGAGAATAATCTTCTATAG AGATGGTGTAAGTGAAGGTCAGTTCAGCCATGTGCTTCTTCATGAAATGGATGCCATCAGAAAA GCTTGTGCTTCTTTGGAGGAGGGATATCTGCCTCCTGTCACATTTGTAGTAGTCCAGAAAAGGCATCACACAAGGCTTTTCCCAGAGGTTCATGGGAGACGTGACATGACTGACAAGAGTGGAAACATCCTTCCTG GAACTGTTGTGGACCGTCAGATTTGCCATCCTACAGAATTTGATTTCTACCTTTGTAGCCATGCTGGCATACAG GGTACTAGCAGGCCGACACATTACCATGTCCTTTATGATGAGAACCATTTTACAGCTGATGCACTTCAATCCCTGACCAACAATCTTTGCTATAC TTATGCTCGATGCACCCGTGCAGTGTCTGTGG TCCCACCAGCCTACTATGCTCATCTTGCTGCATTCCGCGCACGGTACTACGTTGAAGGAGAGAGTTCAGATGGTGGCTCAACCCCTGGCAGCAGCGGGCAGGCTGTGGCACGAGAGGGGCCTGTGGAGGTTCGCCAGCTTCCCAAGATCAAGGAGAATGTCAAGGACGTCATGTTCTACTGCTGA
- the LOC107303814 gene encoding uncharacterized protein LOC107303814 — MAASVLSASCCCSFSPSPLAPASWRWRPPPPSLAVAGAASPRVALRLTAAASPPAVTGESRAVAAAAAGALWSAAPVGGGEAGLDAHAHAPDWGALVRRLALGALGCAAVLGCGAAVAAEDSIKASGFGLRVAASLRRLGWPDEAVVFTLATLPVIELRGAIPVGYWMRLDPVRLTVLSVLGNMVPVPFIILYLKKLATFLSQRSASATRIMDLLFERARRKAAPVEEFQWLGLMLFVAVPFPGTGAWTGAIISSVLGMPFWSGFSANFVGVVLAGLLVNLLMNLGLKYAVITGLVLFFLSTVMWGVLRSLKKSLNAK; from the exons ctcgcGCCCGCGTCGTGGAGatggaggccgccgccgccgtctctggctgtcgcgggcgcggcgagtcCGCGGGTCGCTCTTCGCCTGACCGCCGCGGCGTCTCCACCGGCGGTTACGGGCGAATCTCGCGCcgttgctgctgccgccgcgggGGCGCTGTGGTCAGCGGCGCCGGTGGGTGGGGGTGAGGCGGGGCTGGACGCGCACGCGCACGCGCCCGACTGGGGCGCTCTCGTGAGGCGGCTGGCGCTGGGCGCGCTGGGgtgcgccgccgtgctcggctgcggcgcggccgtggcggcggaggactcgatCAAGGCGTCCGGCTTCGGGCTGCGTGTGGCGGCGTCGCTGCGGAGGCTCGGGTGgccggacgaggccgtcgTGTTCACGCTCGCCACGCTTCCGGTGATCGAGCTGCGCGGGGCCATTCCGGTCGGATACTGGATGCGGCTCGACCCCGTCCGCCTCACCGTCCTATCCGTTCTTGG GAATATGGTGCCTGTGCCATTCATTATCCTCTACTTGAAAAAACTTGCAACATTTCTCTCTCAAAGAAGCGCTTCTGCAACTCGAATTATGGATCTTCTGTTTGAGCGGGCGCGGCGGAAGGCTGCACCTGTTGAGGAATTTCAATGGCTTGGTTTGATGCTGTTTGTCGCTGTTCCATTTCCTGGAACTGGAGCGTGGACTGGGGCAATAATTTCATCCGTACTTGGCATGCCATTCTGGTCAGGTTTTTCAGCAAATTTCGTTGGTGTTGTCCTAGCAGGCTTGTTGGTAAATTTGCTTATGAATCTTGGTTTGAAGTATGCCGTTATCACTGGTTTAGTTCTGTTCTTTCTATCAACTGTCATGTGGGGAGTCCTTCGATCCCTTAAAAAGTCACTGAATGCCAAATGA